From Equus asinus isolate D_3611 breed Donkey chromosome 14, EquAss-T2T_v2, whole genome shotgun sequence, one genomic window encodes:
- the LRWD1 gene encoding leucine-rich repeat and WD repeat-containing protein 1 isoform X7, whose translation MGPLSARLLMQRGRPKSDRLGKIRSLDLSGLKLLSEHLDPKLLSRLTQLQELDLSNNQLETLPANLGLSHLRILRCANNQLGDVTTLCQFPQLEELSLEGNPFLTVSDNLKVSFLLPKLRKVNGKDASSTSSQVESLNRELTSRVRMISEELVASGGIQVHEADRPERPSKATAAQEPRAKPGALKRPDDVPLNLSPNKRVCTAPVEGSPVGSDDSQPAPKLEPLHFLQCHSKNNSPRDLETQLWACAFEPAWEEGHVGATSQTVATCGGEAVCVIDCQTGIVLHKYKAPGEEFFSVAWTALMVVTQAGHKKRWSVLAAAGLRGLVRLLHVRAGFCCGVIRAHKKAIATLCFSPTHETHLFTASYDKRIILWDIGVPNHDYEFQASQLLTLDTTSIPLRLCPVASCPDAYLLAGCEGGCCCWDVRLDQPQKRRVCDVEFVFEGSEASRRRVDGLAFVNDDVVDEGIVLCGDEEGNVWVYDIKRILTQQPLPLAAPQAPTQILKWPQPRALGQAVTKTMVNTVVANPTFTYLTALTDSNIVAIWRKH comes from the exons ATGGGCCCCCTCTCAGCGCGGCTGCTGATGCAGCGGGGGCGACCCAAGAGCGACCGGCTGGGCAAGATCCGGAGCCTGGA CCTGTCAGGGCTGAAGCTGCTCTCTGAGCACTTGGACCCCAAGCTCCTGAGCCGCCTGACACAGCTGCAAGAGCTGGACCTCTCCAACAACCAACTGGAGACGCTGCCTGCCAACCTGGGCCTGTCCCACCTGCGCATCCTCCGCTGCGCCAACAACCAGCTGGGGGACGTCACTACCTTGTGCCAGTTCCCACAGCTCGAGGAGCTCAGCCTAGAGGGCAACCCCTTCCTGACA GTCAGTGACAACCTGAAAGTCTCGTTTCTCCTGCCCAAGCTCCGTAAGGTCAATGGCAAGGATGCTTCCTCCACTTCCTCTCAGGTGGAGAGCCTGAACCGGGAGCTGACCAGCAgg GTGCGGATGATCTCTGAGGAACTGGTGGCCTCTGGTGGGATTCAGGTACATGAGGCAGACAGGCCGGAGAGGCCCTCAAAAGCCACAgctgcccaggagcccagg GCCAAGCCAGGTGCCTTGAAACGGCCGGATGATGTCCCACTCAACCTCTCTCCCAACAAGCGGGTGTGCACCGCCCCGGTGGAGGGCAGCCCCGTGGGCTCTGATGACAGCCAG CCTGCCCCGAAGCTGGAGCCCCTGCACTTCCTACAATGCCACAGCAAGAACAACAGCCCTCGGGACCTGGAGACGCAGCTCTGGGCCTGCGCCTTCGAGCCAGCTTGGGAGGAGG GGCATGTAGGGGCCACATCCCAGACTGTGGCCACGTGTGGcggggaggctgtgtgtgtgatAGACTGCCAGACGGGCATCGTATTGCACAAGTACAAGGCGCCAGGCGAG GAGTTCTTCTCCGTGGCCTGGACAGCCCTGATGGTGGTCACTCAGGCAGGCCACAAGAAGCGCTGGAGCGTGCTGGCGGCTGCAGGCCTGCGGGGGCTGGTCCGGCTGCTGCACGTGCGTGCCGGCTTCTGCTGCGGGGTCATCCGGGCCCACAAGAAGGCCATCGCCACCCTCTGCTTCAGCCCCACCCACGAGACCCACCTCTTCA CGGCCTCCTATGACAAGCGGATCATCCTCTGGGACATTGGGGTGCCCAACCACGATTATGAATTCCAGGCCAG CCAGCTGCTCACGCTCGATACCACCTCCATCCCCCTGCGTCTCTGCCCAGTGGCCTCCTGCCCAGATGCCTACCTGCTGGCTGGCTGTGagggtggctgctgctgctgggatgTGCGGCTGGACCAGCCTCAGAAGAGGAG GGTGTGTGACGTGGAGTTTGTCTTCGAGGGCTCCGAGGCATCTCGACGGCGAGTGGACGGGCTGGCGTTTGTGAATGACGATGTCGTGG ATGAAGGGATTGTGCTCTGTGGGGACGAGGAGGGCAACGTGTGGGTCTATGACATCAAGCGCATCCTAACGCAGCAGCCTCTGCCACTGGCAGCCCCGCAGGCACCCACGCAG aTCCTTAAGTGGCCCCAGCCCCGGGCCCTCGGGCAGGCAGTGACGAAGACcatggtgaacacagtggtggcCAACCCCACCTTTACCTACCTCACCGCTCTGACGGACTCCAACATCGTGGCCATCTGGAGGAAACACTAG
- the LRWD1 gene encoding leucine-rich repeat and WD repeat-containing protein 1 isoform X4 produces MGPLSARLLMQRGRPKSDRLGKIRSLDLSGLKLLSEHLDPKLLSRLTQLQELDLSNNQLETLPANLGLSHLRILRCANNQLGDVTTLCQFPQLEELSLEGNPFLTVSDNLKVSFLLPKLRKVNGKDASSTSSQVESLNRELTSRVRMISEELVASGGIQVHEADRPERPSKATAAQEPRAKPGALKRPDDVPLNLSPNKRVCTAPVEGSPVGSDDSQPAPKLEPLHFLQCHSKNNSPRDLETQLWACAFEPAWEEGHVGATSQTVATCGGEAVCVIDCQTGIVLHKYKAPGEEFFSVAWTALMVVTQAGHKKRWSVLAAAGLRGLVRLLHVRAGFCCGVIRAHKKAIATLCFSPTHETHLFTASYDKRIILWDIGVPNHDYEFQASQLLTLDTTSIPLRLCPVASCPDAYLLAGCEGGCCCWDVRLDQPQKRRVCDVEFVFEGSEASRRRVDGLAFVNDDVVASKGNGLGTICLWSWSQTWLGRGSQSTVAVVVLARLQWSHTELAYFSLSACPDEGIVLCGDEEGNVWVYDIKRILTQQPLPLAAPQAPTQILKWPQPRALGQAVTKTMVNTVVANPTFTYLTALTDSNIVAIWRKH; encoded by the exons ATGGGCCCCCTCTCAGCGCGGCTGCTGATGCAGCGGGGGCGACCCAAGAGCGACCGGCTGGGCAAGATCCGGAGCCTGGA CCTGTCAGGGCTGAAGCTGCTCTCTGAGCACTTGGACCCCAAGCTCCTGAGCCGCCTGACACAGCTGCAAGAGCTGGACCTCTCCAACAACCAACTGGAGACGCTGCCTGCCAACCTGGGCCTGTCCCACCTGCGCATCCTCCGCTGCGCCAACAACCAGCTGGGGGACGTCACTACCTTGTGCCAGTTCCCACAGCTCGAGGAGCTCAGCCTAGAGGGCAACCCCTTCCTGACA GTCAGTGACAACCTGAAAGTCTCGTTTCTCCTGCCCAAGCTCCGTAAGGTCAATGGCAAGGATGCTTCCTCCACTTCCTCTCAGGTGGAGAGCCTGAACCGGGAGCTGACCAGCAgg GTGCGGATGATCTCTGAGGAACTGGTGGCCTCTGGTGGGATTCAGGTACATGAGGCAGACAGGCCGGAGAGGCCCTCAAAAGCCACAgctgcccaggagcccagg GCCAAGCCAGGTGCCTTGAAACGGCCGGATGATGTCCCACTCAACCTCTCTCCCAACAAGCGGGTGTGCACCGCCCCGGTGGAGGGCAGCCCCGTGGGCTCTGATGACAGCCAG CCTGCCCCGAAGCTGGAGCCCCTGCACTTCCTACAATGCCACAGCAAGAACAACAGCCCTCGGGACCTGGAGACGCAGCTCTGGGCCTGCGCCTTCGAGCCAGCTTGGGAGGAGG GGCATGTAGGGGCCACATCCCAGACTGTGGCCACGTGTGGcggggaggctgtgtgtgtgatAGACTGCCAGACGGGCATCGTATTGCACAAGTACAAGGCGCCAGGCGAG GAGTTCTTCTCCGTGGCCTGGACAGCCCTGATGGTGGTCACTCAGGCAGGCCACAAGAAGCGCTGGAGCGTGCTGGCGGCTGCAGGCCTGCGGGGGCTGGTCCGGCTGCTGCACGTGCGTGCCGGCTTCTGCTGCGGGGTCATCCGGGCCCACAAGAAGGCCATCGCCACCCTCTGCTTCAGCCCCACCCACGAGACCCACCTCTTCA CGGCCTCCTATGACAAGCGGATCATCCTCTGGGACATTGGGGTGCCCAACCACGATTATGAATTCCAGGCCAG CCAGCTGCTCACGCTCGATACCACCTCCATCCCCCTGCGTCTCTGCCCAGTGGCCTCCTGCCCAGATGCCTACCTGCTGGCTGGCTGTGagggtggctgctgctgctgggatgTGCGGCTGGACCAGCCTCAGAAGAGGAG GGTGTGTGACGTGGAGTTTGTCTTCGAGGGCTCCGAGGCATCTCGACGGCGAGTGGACGGGCTGGCGTTTGTGAATGACGATGTCGTGG CCTCCAAGGGGAATGGCCTGGGTACCATCTGCCTATGGAGCTGGAGCCAGACGTGGCTGGGCCGAGGAAGCCAGTCCACGGTGGCAGTAGTGGTCCTGGCTCGGCTGCAGTGGTCCCACACTGAGTTGGCTTACTTCTCACTCAGTGCCTGTCCTG ATGAAGGGATTGTGCTCTGTGGGGACGAGGAGGGCAACGTGTGGGTCTATGACATCAAGCGCATCCTAACGCAGCAGCCTCTGCCACTGGCAGCCCCGCAGGCACCCACGCAG aTCCTTAAGTGGCCCCAGCCCCGGGCCCTCGGGCAGGCAGTGACGAAGACcatggtgaacacagtggtggcCAACCCCACCTTTACCTACCTCACCGCTCTGACGGACTCCAACATCGTGGCCATCTGGAGGAAACACTAG